A portion of the Bdellovibrio sp. ArHS genome contains these proteins:
- a CDS encoding polyhydroxyalkanoic acid system family protein yields the protein MPKFTIDHQSNHSVDEAYTKIKEFLSNDQDIRRFDPKLQCSFDDGSKSAALKGAQFKADMSLTASGAGSKVSVTVDLPLMLTPFKGKVQETLQRKLAKYLG from the coding sequence ATGCCGAAATTTACGATCGACCATCAAAGCAACCATTCCGTTGATGAAGCTTACACAAAGATTAAAGAATTCCTTTCAAACGATCAGGACATTCGACGCTTTGACCCAAAGCTTCAGTGCTCGTTTGATGACGGTTCAAAAAGTGCGGCGCTAAAAGGCGCTCAATTTAAAGCCGATATGTCGCTGACCGCTTCTGGCGCAGGCAGCAAAGTGTCCGTCACGGTGGATCTGCCATTGATGCTCACTCCTTTCAAAGGTAAAGTGCAGGAAACATTGCAAAGGAAGCTGGCTAAATACCTCGGCTAA